A DNA window from Streptomyces parvus contains the following coding sequences:
- a CDS encoding beta-ketoacyl synthase, with product MPAELPLLRLSGAGFVLPGPDGRACTDLDTFWRVVRDGVSCLSPYSHPELPLRIAGTVEGWDPERELPLSERQIRRSSRAGLLATGAVHRALEQAGLTAADLDPERTALVACSLQFAFPETERYYRLAHAEGVAALGMEYWLNGTPPSVIGTVASGLRLPCQTLSVAGSCNVALRTLHLVQQMFRCGDIDRAVVVGVDTTVDPVFVAGTSHTGRSGYRASSLSDDPSDVRPHDEVQTGNATGEGALAVVLENPATTGDRPGLLHRAHLRTSRSNGPSTVATGPPANVVGDVLATLASAGRGPGDLAFVNDYADGNRFVEDHLCQALAGVREAAGYGGELLLTNQEAVFGHVAGTGGLVKLLGSLLMLRHGRIAPSANTLKPYAGLPGEPVLAGGLATGGDSALVLASGAGGDATSMVIEYEGGDLP from the coding sequence ATGCCTGCTGAGCTGCCGCTGCTGCGGCTCTCCGGCGCCGGGTTCGTGCTTCCGGGGCCGGACGGCCGCGCCTGCACCGACCTGGACACCTTCTGGCGCGTGGTGCGCGACGGGGTGAGCTGCCTCTCCCCGTACAGCCATCCCGAACTCCCCCTGCGGATCGCCGGAACGGTCGAGGGCTGGGACCCTGAGCGGGAGCTCCCGCTGTCGGAGCGGCAGATCCGCCGCTCCTCACGCGCCGGGCTGCTGGCGACGGGGGCGGTGCACCGCGCCCTGGAACAGGCCGGGCTCACCGCCGCCGATCTGGATCCCGAGCGCACCGCGCTGGTCGCCTGCTCGCTCCAGTTCGCCTTCCCGGAGACCGAGCGCTACTACCGGCTGGCCCATGCCGAGGGCGTCGCCGCGCTCGGCATGGAGTACTGGCTCAACGGAACCCCGCCCAGCGTGATCGGCACCGTCGCCTCCGGGCTCCGGCTGCCGTGCCAGACCCTGAGCGTGGCGGGCTCCTGCAACGTGGCGCTGCGGACGCTCCACCTGGTCCAGCAGATGTTCCGGTGCGGGGACATCGACCGGGCGGTCGTCGTCGGCGTGGACACCACCGTGGACCCGGTGTTCGTCGCCGGCACCAGCCACACCGGGCGCAGTGGCTACCGCGCCTCCTCACTCTCCGACGACCCTTCCGACGTCCGGCCGCACGACGAGGTCCAGACCGGCAACGCCACCGGGGAGGGCGCGCTCGCCGTCGTCCTGGAGAACCCGGCGACCACCGGGGACCGTCCGGGGCTGTTGCACCGGGCCCATCTGCGCACCTCCCGCTCCAACGGCCCCTCCACCGTCGCGACCGGGCCGCCCGCCAACGTGGTGGGGGATGTGCTGGCGACGCTGGCGTCGGCCGGGCGCGGGCCGGGCGATCTCGCGTTCGTCAACGATTACGCGGACGGCAACCGGTTCGTCGAGGACCACTTGTGCCAGGCGCTGGCCGGGGTGCGCGAGGCGGCCGGGTACGGCGGCGAGCTGCTGCTGACCAACCAGGAGGCGGTCTTCGGGCATGTCGCCGGGACGGGCGGTCTGGTCAAGCTCCTCGGCAGTCTCCTGATGCTGCGCCACGGCCGGATCGCTCCGAGCGCCAACACCCTGAAGCCGTACGCGGGTCTGCCGGGCGAACCGGTGCTCGCGGGCGGCCTGGCGACCGGGGGCGACAGCGCGCTGGTGCTCGCCTCCGGGGCCGGCGGCGACGCCACCAGCATGGTCATCGAATACGAAGGCGGCGACTTGCCATGA
- a CDS encoding beta-ketoacyl synthase N-terminal-like domain-containing protein, whose product MSEEYGQERQGAPAPERLLAPAARPWAPGPRDALVTGMGFCLPGAGDEPVRTAAQVWATASTGTSHVEREGFHHGTVRGAREAFAELLPDIPSRYLRSYADVHLYGLVSLVEACRDAGLDHAAGALRSADVLTARAGVDSNYDSYRAWHDADPATISPKDAKSLFVRLLVAGTSSDVGPVQAALLGSTGANYTVSCGCASSSVLLGIARMMIASGQSDLVVVTGVDRFDTERVLHGHRLREVVERETVTVRHNDDPPAAPRHDRPMRPYDAAGDCMNYGDGSVTLVLESREHAAARGARAHGAVLGQATTRSGLSSAVAIDTGGTGLAEAARRALGDHTSLERIPYVNGGGEGDALFTRIESNAVRSLWGEKSGQLMVSSQEACFGHSGAPLGNLGTALTLMMMREGEVCPTANCTTPSPVCSFDPVPGTETRALGFDRALSFNYQVGGVNSALLLGGGDAC is encoded by the coding sequence GTGAGCGAGGAGTACGGCCAGGAGCGGCAGGGGGCGCCGGCCCCCGAGCGGCTGCTCGCCCCGGCGGCCCGCCCCTGGGCCCCCGGGCCCCGGGACGCGCTCGTCACCGGGATGGGCTTCTGCCTGCCCGGCGCGGGCGACGAGCCGGTCCGCACGGCCGCGCAGGTCTGGGCGACCGCGTCCACCGGCACCAGCCATGTCGAACGCGAGGGTTTCCACCACGGCACCGTGCGCGGGGCCCGGGAGGCGTTCGCGGAACTGCTGCCCGACATCCCGTCCCGCTATCTGCGCAGCTATGCCGACGTCCACCTCTACGGCCTGGTCTCCCTGGTCGAGGCGTGCCGGGACGCCGGACTCGACCACGCGGCGGGCGCGTTGCGGAGCGCGGACGTGCTGACCGCCCGTGCGGGGGTGGACAGCAACTACGACAGCTACCGCGCCTGGCACGACGCGGATCCGGCGACGATCAGCCCGAAGGACGCCAAGTCCCTCTTCGTGCGGCTGCTGGTGGCCGGCACGTCGAGCGATGTCGGCCCGGTCCAGGCGGCGTTGCTCGGGTCGACCGGCGCCAACTACACGGTGAGCTGCGGTTGCGCCTCCTCCTCGGTACTGCTCGGCATCGCCCGGATGATGATCGCCTCCGGCCAGAGCGACCTCGTGGTCGTCACCGGGGTTGACCGCTTCGACACCGAACGGGTGCTGCACGGCCACCGGTTGCGGGAGGTCGTCGAGCGGGAGACCGTCACCGTGCGGCACAACGACGACCCGCCGGCCGCGCCCCGCCACGACCGGCCGATGCGCCCGTACGACGCGGCGGGCGACTGCATGAACTACGGCGACGGCTCGGTGACCCTGGTCCTGGAGAGCCGTGAGCACGCCGCCGCGCGCGGCGCCCGCGCCCACGGTGCGGTCCTCGGCCAGGCCACCACCCGCTCCGGGCTGAGCAGCGCGGTCGCCATCGACACCGGCGGTACGGGGCTGGCCGAGGCGGCCCGCCGCGCGCTGGGCGACCACACCTCGCTGGAACGCATCCCCTACGTCAACGGGGGCGGCGAGGGCGACGCACTGTTCACCCGCATCGAGTCCAACGCCGTGCGCTCGCTGTGGGGCGAGAAGTCCGGCCAGCTGATGGTCAGTTCACAGGAGGCGTGTTTCGGGCACAGCGGCGCGCCGCTCGGCAACCTGGGTACGGCGCTGACGCTGATGATGATGCGCGAGGGCGAGGTCTGCCCCACCGCCAACTGCACGACGCCGTCGCCGGTCTGCTCGTTCGACCCGGTGCCCGGGACGGAGACGCGCGCCCTCGGGTTCGACCGGGCGCTGAGCTTCAACTACCAGGTGGGCGGGGTCAACAGCGCGCTGCTGCTGGGAGGTGGCGATGCCTGCTGA
- a CDS encoding SDR family NAD(P)-dependent oxidoreductase, translated as MTSGFAPTLLEGRTTFLTGASSGIGAVLATMLAAHGSRVALMARSEKELRLLAERIEADGGRAVAVPGDLTDAASVRAAVREAEERLGPIDRLVHCAGAARDQAFLCDQDEDQWMATLDINLLGAFRVARAIVPGMMERREGNIVMVSSIAGKRGLPANTSYCASKFGLNGMTQALASELGAFGVRVNAVCPGLTDSPAATDGERYGDPFMAAIAKHHGPPDLTWDRYLKRAVNSTILRRLVRPEEIAAQVLFLLSDLSGGMTGQAVNVDAGAL; from the coding sequence ATGACCAGCGGCTTCGCACCCACCCTGCTCGAAGGCAGGACCACTTTCCTGACCGGTGCCAGCAGCGGCATCGGCGCCGTCCTGGCGACGATGCTCGCCGCTCACGGCTCCCGCGTGGCGCTCATGGCCCGCAGCGAGAAGGAGCTGCGGCTGCTCGCCGAGCGGATCGAGGCCGACGGAGGGCGGGCGGTGGCGGTCCCCGGAGACCTCACCGACGCCGCCAGCGTGCGTGCCGCCGTCCGGGAGGCCGAGGAGCGTCTCGGCCCGATCGACCGGCTGGTGCACTGCGCGGGCGCGGCGCGCGACCAGGCGTTCCTGTGCGACCAGGACGAGGACCAGTGGATGGCCACCCTCGACATCAACCTGCTCGGCGCCTTCCGCGTCGCGCGGGCGATCGTGCCGGGGATGATGGAGCGCCGCGAGGGCAACATCGTGATGGTCTCCTCCATCGCCGGGAAGCGCGGCCTGCCCGCCAACACCTCCTACTGCGCCTCGAAGTTCGGTCTCAACGGCATGACACAGGCGCTCGCCTCCGAGCTGGGCGCCTTCGGCGTACGGGTCAACGCGGTCTGCCCCGGGCTGACCGACAGCCCGGCCGCCACCGACGGTGAACGCTACGGCGACCCGTTCATGGCGGCCATCGCCAAGCACCACGGCCCGCCGGACCTGACCTGGGATCGGTACCTCAAGCGGGCGGTGAACAGCACCATCCTGCGCCGTCTGGTGCGCCCCGAGGAGATCGCGGCCCAGGTGCTGTTCCTGCTCTCCGATCTCTCCGGCGGGATGACCGGCCAGGCCGTCAACGTGGACGCGGGGGCTCTGTGA
- a CDS encoding SDR family NAD(P)-dependent oxidoreductase, which produces MSDRSLIRADRVRGTALVTGGSRGLGSAIARHLASVGWHTVICGRDPDRLDAAVKAAADDGIALHAVRADVTDEGSVAGLFERLAEEDRPLGLCVNNAGNNFSRRLVSVRERADGPPELSPHPLEDFERVVTSLLTGTFLVGRHAAQAMLAAGTPGAIVNISSTVRRGAYGQSAYCAAKSGVEALTRTWATELGEYGIRVSAVAPGVVDGEALRRRSAASERHAAYMADLRRHVPLRRWCDERDVAEAVAFAADNPSVTGTVLEVDGGGLPARILPPVGRAPEKRTTAATADLPEKAENTA; this is translated from the coding sequence GTGTCTGATCGGTCTCTCATACGCGCCGACCGTGTTCGGGGTACGGCCCTGGTCACCGGGGGCAGCAGGGGCCTCGGTTCGGCCATCGCCCGCCATCTCGCCTCCGTGGGCTGGCACACCGTGATCTGTGGACGCGACCCGGATCGTCTGGACGCCGCCGTGAAGGCGGCGGCGGACGACGGGATCGCCCTGCACGCCGTACGGGCGGACGTCACCGACGAGGGGTCGGTGGCCGGACTCTTCGAACGGCTGGCCGAGGAGGACCGGCCGCTCGGCCTCTGCGTCAACAACGCGGGCAACAACTTCTCCCGCCGTCTGGTGAGCGTCAGGGAGCGGGCCGACGGGCCGCCGGAGCTCTCCCCGCACCCGCTGGAGGACTTCGAACGGGTGGTGACCTCGCTGCTCACCGGCACCTTCCTGGTCGGCCGGCACGCCGCGCAGGCGATGCTGGCCGCCGGCACTCCCGGCGCGATCGTCAACATCTCCTCCACCGTCCGCAGGGGCGCGTACGGGCAGTCCGCGTACTGCGCGGCCAAGTCCGGGGTCGAGGCGCTGACCCGCACCTGGGCGACCGAACTGGGCGAGTACGGCATCCGGGTCAGCGCGGTGGCCCCGGGCGTCGTCGACGGCGAGGCGCTGCGCCGCCGTTCGGCGGCGAGCGAGCGGCACGCCGCCTACATGGCCGACCTGCGGCGCCATGTGCCGCTGCGGCGCTGGTGCGACGAGAGGGACGTGGCGGAGGCGGTCGCCTTCGCCGCCGACAACCCCTCGGTGACCGGCACGGTGCTGGAGGTGGACGGGGGCGGGCTGCCCGCCCGCATCCTGCCCCCGGTCGGCCGCGCCCCCGAGAAACGTACGACGGCCGCGACGGCGGACCTCCCCGAGAAAGCGGAGAACACAGCATGA
- a CDS encoding ketoacyl-ACP synthase III — MHNETSLWRESGLRLSGFGHYYPRLLVENESAGDPAGNAVDEAVIGRLDVRSRHVADEEETPAYMGVRAAHAALEQAGVTPGEIDLVVFSNWTDRHFVPEWGPHTAHLLGAERALAFDVCGACTGFVHGVQTAAAYFGTHADWRHALVVSSERFSRRVRPGSKGELIVGDAAGAAVLSRGAEPDAGLWDSLLISDGSGRETVTVYPPNGWIKSSRELVSIAADSHADLATRMLARSGTKMDEIDWVVPHPGTGQLHTAVRERLSIPEARFVTNYETRANTGSASVPIVLSEMALDGRLKPGDLCYTPTVGSGWYYGGLLFRV, encoded by the coding sequence ATGCACAACGAGACCTCCCTGTGGCGCGAGAGCGGACTTCGCCTGTCCGGGTTCGGGCACTACTACCCACGCCTCCTGGTCGAGAACGAGAGCGCCGGGGACCCCGCCGGCAACGCGGTGGACGAGGCGGTCATCGGACGGCTGGACGTCCGCAGCCGCCATGTCGCGGACGAGGAGGAGACCCCCGCGTACATGGGAGTGCGCGCCGCCCACGCGGCACTGGAGCAGGCGGGCGTCACGCCAGGCGAGATCGACCTGGTGGTCTTCAGCAACTGGACCGACCGTCACTTCGTCCCCGAGTGGGGTCCGCACACCGCCCATCTGCTGGGCGCGGAGCGGGCGTTGGCCTTCGACGTGTGCGGCGCCTGTACGGGGTTCGTGCACGGGGTCCAGACGGCTGCGGCGTACTTCGGCACGCACGCCGACTGGCGGCACGCGCTCGTGGTCTCCAGCGAGCGATTCTCACGCCGGGTACGGCCCGGCAGCAAGGGCGAGCTGATCGTGGGCGACGCGGCCGGGGCGGCCGTGCTCTCGCGTGGCGCGGAGCCGGACGCGGGGCTGTGGGACTCGCTGCTGATCAGCGACGGTTCCGGCCGGGAGACGGTGACGGTGTACCCGCCCAACGGGTGGATCAAAAGCAGCCGGGAGCTGGTCTCCATCGCGGCCGACTCGCACGCCGACCTGGCTACCCGGATGCTGGCCCGTTCGGGCACCAAGATGGACGAGATCGACTGGGTGGTGCCCCACCCGGGCACGGGCCAACTGCACACCGCCGTACGGGAACGCCTCTCCATCCCGGAGGCGCGCTTCGTCACCAACTACGAGACGCGGGCGAACACCGGCAGCGCCTCGGTGCCCATCGTGCTCTCCGAAATGGCGCTCGACGGCCGGCTGAAGCCGGGCGACCTCTGCTACACGCCCACGGTGGGCTCCGGCTGGTACTACGGAGGGCTGCTCTTCCGTGTCTGA
- a CDS encoding ketoacyl-ACP synthase III yields the protein MTTTAETVPDPTTAHLRPLPPTAIAPVRLAGIGHYFPGEPITNAHFEQLDALGIDDAWIRENTGIVSRHWPADEKERAVEMAARAVDDALSAAGLGPDDIDLVIGTTSTTRPRTNPSSATNNYMDISLPLQKQVGLRHATCFDVTSVACAGFMYGTATAAAMLPALGMRNALVVCAENPRPILNFDYRYSALFGAGAAAAVWSADTAERGLLDVALHADGSYFDAFDIDENDKMLMRGREVGAVGPKLLSHVGREILERNSLTVDDIDWFVPHQGNLNMINQVCRTLEIPREKLLTNIQERGNTSSVSIPSCLSENLRAGKIRSGDLVATIGIGRGFSWGAMLLRIP from the coding sequence ATGACCACGACCGCCGAGACCGTCCCGGACCCGACGACGGCCCACCTCAGGCCCCTGCCCCCGACCGCGATCGCCCCGGTGCGGCTCGCCGGGATCGGCCACTACTTCCCCGGTGAGCCGATCACCAACGCCCACTTCGAGCAGCTCGACGCGCTGGGCATCGACGACGCCTGGATCCGCGAGAACACGGGGATCGTCAGCCGCCACTGGCCGGCCGACGAGAAGGAGCGCGCGGTGGAGATGGCCGCCAGGGCGGTGGACGACGCGTTGAGCGCCGCCGGTCTGGGCCCGGACGACATCGACCTGGTCATCGGCACGACGTCCACGACCCGGCCGCGTACCAACCCCTCCAGCGCCACCAACAACTACATGGACATCTCGCTGCCGCTGCAGAAGCAGGTGGGGCTGCGTCACGCCACCTGCTTCGATGTGACCTCCGTGGCCTGCGCGGGTTTCATGTACGGCACCGCGACGGCCGCCGCCATGCTCCCGGCGCTCGGCATGCGCAACGCGCTGGTCGTCTGCGCGGAGAACCCGCGCCCGATCCTGAACTTCGACTACCGCTACTCGGCGCTGTTCGGAGCGGGGGCCGCCGCGGCGGTCTGGTCGGCGGACACCGCGGAGCGCGGTCTGCTGGACGTGGCGCTGCACGCGGACGGTTCGTACTTCGACGCCTTCGACATCGACGAGAACGACAAGATGCTGATGCGCGGGCGGGAGGTCGGCGCGGTCGGCCCGAAGCTGCTCTCCCACGTGGGCCGGGAGATCCTGGAGCGCAACAGCCTGACGGTGGACGACATCGACTGGTTCGTGCCCCACCAGGGCAACCTGAACATGATCAACCAGGTGTGCCGGACGCTGGAGATCCCGCGCGAGAAGCTGCTGACCAACATCCAGGAGCGCGGCAACACCTCCAGCGTCTCCATCCCGAGCTGCCTCTCGGAGAACCTGCGCGCGGGGAAGATCCGCTCCGGCGATCTCGTCGCGACGATCGGCATCGGGCGCGGCTTCAGCTGGGGCGCGATGCTCCTGCGCATCCCGTGA